A single region of the Thermodesulfatator indicus DSM 15286 genome encodes:
- a CDS encoding ParA family protein, which yields MSRIIAVANQKGGVGKTTTALNLAAALAILGQEVLLLDIDPQANASSGLGLRGATPNLYDLLLRDLAPEKAIYETRYPKLKILPSTIDLIGCELELAAREGRERLLAQIIANVAEQYKYIIIDCPPSLGILTLNALVAAQGVLIPLQCEYYALEGLSLLINTVRKVKKGFNPRLYLYGILLTMYDGRNRLTKQVEEEVRKHFGQVVFETVIPRNVRLSEAPSHGKPIFAYDASSRGAKAYMTLAQEILKREAKLGKV from the coding sequence ATGTCTAGGATTATTGCCGTAGCCAATCAGAAGGGCGGGGTAGGGAAAACTACTACAGCTCTAAATTTAGCCGCTGCTTTGGCCATTCTTGGCCAGGAAGTACTGCTTTTAGATATTGACCCTCAGGCCAACGCCTCAAGTGGCCTAGGCTTAAGAGGTGCGACTCCTAATCTTTATGATCTCCTTTTAAGGGACTTGGCTCCTGAAAAGGCCATCTATGAAACGAGGTATCCGAAGCTAAAAATCCTTCCCTCAACCATTGATTTAATCGGCTGTGAACTGGAACTGGCGGCCAGGGAAGGTCGCGAAAGGCTTCTGGCTCAGATTATTGCCAATGTTGCCGAGCAATACAAATATATCATTATAGACTGCCCTCCTTCGTTAGGTATTCTTACCTTAAATGCCCTGGTAGCCGCTCAAGGAGTGCTTATTCCCCTTCAATGTGAATATTATGCCCTTGAAGGTTTGAGTCTTCTCATAAACACGGTTCGTAAAGTCAAAAAAGGGTTCAACCCGCGGCTCTATCTTTACGGTATCCTCCTCACCATGTACGACGGGCGTAACCGGCTCACCAAACAGGTGGAGGAGGAAGTGCGAAAGCATTTTGGTCAGGTAGTGTTTGAAACGGTTATTCCGCGAAATGTACGTTTGAGCGAGGCCCCAAGCCACGGAAAGCCTATTTTTGCCTACGATGCTTCTTCACGGGGAGCTAAGGCTTATATGACGCTTGCGCAAGAAATACTAAAAAGGGAGGCTAAACTTGGCAAAGTCTAA
- a CDS encoding 5-formyltetrahydrofolate cyclo-ligase — MTPEILAKIKHEKKILREKIWELLSERGVARFPGAFGRIPNFVGAEAAAEKAAETEAFKRARFVKANPDSPQFPLRVKALLEGKTVFMAVPKLKAPKPFLRLDPQKLKVHPLKGATIKGAFKYGEPVSPEEMPKIDLVITGCVAVTRRGERLGKGGGFADLELAILAHFGKINPETPILTTVHPLQIVDEVPLEEHDFSVDIIVTPEEVIWAEGPKRFTQSIIWEALPEDKLKAIPVLKCFWEKENVSRETM; from the coding sequence ATGACACCTGAAATTCTAGCAAAAATAAAACACGAGAAAAAGATTTTACGCGAAAAAATATGGGAGCTTTTGAGTGAACGAGGCGTAGCTCGTTTTCCTGGAGCTTTTGGCCGTATCCCCAATTTTGTGGGAGCGGAAGCAGCGGCCGAAAAAGCGGCCGAGACAGAGGCCTTTAAAAGAGCTCGCTTCGTTAAAGCCAACCCTGATAGCCCTCAGTTTCCCCTAAGGGTCAAAGCCCTTCTTGAAGGAAAAACTGTTTTTATGGCCGTTCCTAAGTTGAAAGCCCCAAAACCGTTTCTTAGGCTTGATCCCCAAAAATTAAAAGTTCATCCCTTAAAAGGGGCTACTATAAAAGGTGCTTTCAAATATGGGGAGCCGGTGTCTCCTGAAGAAATGCCAAAAATAGACCTGGTAATAACCGGTTGTGTAGCCGTGACTCGCCGTGGGGAGCGGTTAGGCAAGGGAGGGGGTTTTGCTGATCTTGAGCTAGCTATTCTTGCCCATTTTGGCAAGATTAATCCAGAAACGCCTATTTTGACCACGGTCCATCCTTTGCAAATAGTTGATGAAGTTCCTTTAGAAGAGCATGATTTTTCTGTGGATATAATAGTTACGCCGGAAGAAGTTATTTGGGCGGAAGGCCCTAAGCGTTTTACACAAAGTATTATCTGGGAAGCGCTTCCTGAAGACAAGCTAAAAGCTATTCCTGTGTTAAAATGTTTTTGGGAAAAAGAAAATGTTTCACGTGAAACAATGTAA
- a CDS encoding septal ring lytic transglycosylase RlpA family protein, whose product MRYLLVVVLFISLLASCAPPPQVSKKIYPGKVPPTQKPYRIGGKVYYPLPSAQGYVEVGIASWYGPNFHGKTTASGERYNMYAYTAAHKVLPMGTRVLVTNLENGRQVIVRINDRGPFVKGRIIDLSYAAAKALGIHRKGTALVRIQALGESPKTHLVFKGRYYIQVGAFSSYANAVRLKERLRKNFSVVTIVPFTKNGKTFYRVQIFVARELHHAQKILARLEKEFPQAFIVAR is encoded by the coding sequence ATGCGATATTTGTTAGTAGTCGTCCTTTTTATAAGTTTGTTAGCCAGCTGTGCTCCGCCCCCACAGGTTAGCAAAAAGATATACCCTGGCAAAGTCCCTCCAACCCAAAAACCTTATCGTATCGGAGGAAAAGTTTATTATCCGCTACCTTCAGCCCAAGGCTATGTGGAAGTAGGTATTGCTTCCTGGTATGGCCCCAACTTTCACGGAAAAACTACCGCCAGTGGCGAGCGCTATAACATGTATGCCTATACGGCGGCCCATAAAGTGTTACCTATGGGGACCCGAGTCCTGGTTACTAACCTGGAAAACGGACGGCAGGTAATAGTGCGCATTAACGACCGCGGGCCTTTTGTAAAGGGGCGCATTATTGATTTAAGTTATGCCGCGGCTAAAGCTCTAGGTATACATCGCAAGGGAACAGCTTTGGTAAGAATTCAAGCTTTAGGCGAATCACCCAAAACCCATCTGGTATTCAAAGGGCGATATTACATCCAAGTAGGAGCCTTTTCTAGTTACGCCAACGCCGTAAGGTTAAAAGAGCGTCTGAGAAAAAATTTTTCAGTGGTCACTATTGTGCCGTTCACTAAAAACGGGAAAACTTTTTATCGCGTTCAGATATTCGTTGCTCGGGAGCTTCATCACGCCCAAAAAATCCTAGCCCGTCTTGAAAAAGAATTTCCACAGGCCTTTATTGTAGCCCGCTAG
- a CDS encoding ABC transporter ATP-binding protein, with protein METKEVVKVENLKKYFPLGHSGFWRKKKEYLKAVDGISFTIDKGEVLALVGESGCGKSTTGRILVGLETPTEGRIFIEGKEIKDTKAFKDKSLRQHVQMIFQDPYASLNPRMTIGEHLMEPLLIHYQGHITKGQAEVRALKMLKKVGLTPEEVFFSRYPHQLSGGQRQRVVIARAMILQPKFVVADEAVSMIDLSLRASILELLLWFKKEFQLSMLFIAHDFSVAKVIANTLGVMYLGNMVEIGPMEDLIKKPKHPYTAALLSAIPSFEEKRFNLKVKGDIPNPKYPPPGCKFHPRCPLAREKCSKVVPELLGKGHKVACHYPLH; from the coding sequence ATGGAAACTAAAGAAGTCGTAAAGGTAGAAAACTTAAAGAAGTATTTTCCGTTAGGCCATAGTGGTTTTTGGCGTAAAAAGAAAGAGTATTTAAAAGCTGTTGATGGAATAAGCTTTACTATAGATAAAGGAGAAGTGTTAGCTTTGGTTGGGGAAAGTGGTTGTGGAAAATCGACTACGGGAAGAATTTTGGTAGGCCTAGAAACTCCTACTGAGGGTCGAATTTTCATTGAAGGGAAAGAAATAAAGGATACAAAAGCCTTCAAAGACAAAAGCCTTAGACAACATGTTCAGATGATTTTTCAGGACCCTTATGCCTCTTTAAATCCCAGAATGACCATTGGCGAGCATTTAATGGAACCCCTTCTTATCCATTACCAAGGGCATATTACTAAAGGCCAGGCCGAAGTAAGGGCTTTAAAAATGCTAAAAAAAGTGGGGTTAACACCTGAAGAAGTATTTTTTTCCAGATATCCCCATCAGCTATCAGGCGGTCAGAGGCAGCGCGTGGTCATAGCTAGGGCCATGATTCTACAGCCCAAGTTTGTCGTAGCTGACGAAGCCGTCTCTATGATAGACTTATCTCTCAGGGCATCTATATTAGAATTATTGTTATGGTTTAAAAAAGAGTTCCAATTGAGCATGCTTTTTATAGCTCATGATTTTTCAGTAGCAAAAGTAATTGCAAATACCTTAGGGGTTATGTATTTGGGGAATATGGTAGAGATAGGGCCCATGGAAGATTTAATCAAAAAGCCTAAGCATCCTTATACTGCGGCCCTACTATCAGCTATCCCTTCTTTCGAAGAAAAACGTTTTAACCTGAAAGTCAAAGGAGATATTCCTAATCCTAAGTATCCACCTCCTGGATGTAAATTCCATCCGCGTTGTCCTTTGGCCAGGGAAAAATGCAGCAAAGTTGTTCCCGAACTTTTAGGAAAAGGACATAAAGTAGCCTGTCACTACCCGCTACACTAG
- a CDS encoding ABC transporter ATP-binding protein yields the protein MLLQIEDLTVEYQSERGKILAVDGVSLSVNSGNLLSVVGESGCGKSTLAYSIIRLSPGKVKKGKIIFNGKDLLSLNKKEIRQLRGKDISMVFQDPMTSLDPLEKIGTQMVETILAHEKISKTEALNRVQELLNIVGIPEDRINSYPHQLSGGQRQRIIIAMAISLNPKLLIADEPTTALDVIVQDKILEIFKELTSRNISIILITHDLPLAVERSDFIAVMYAGWLMEFGRAKDVAASPLHPYTQGLIDSVPDLWVDRKIKPLKGFPPDLANPPSGCRFHPRCPKAMEICSRKIPPNVEVNNRMVRCFLYGN from the coding sequence ATGCTTTTACAAATTGAAGACTTAACTGTTGAATATCAATCTGAAAGAGGAAAGATATTAGCAGTTGATGGTGTATCTTTGTCTGTTAATAGTGGTAATCTATTGAGTGTTGTTGGAGAAAGTGGTTGTGGAAAGTCTACGTTGGCTTACTCAATAATTAGGCTTTCTCCAGGTAAAGTTAAAAAGGGAAAAATTATATTCAACGGAAAAGATTTACTATCTTTGAACAAAAAAGAGATTAGGCAGCTAAGAGGCAAAGATATTTCCATGGTTTTTCAAGATCCCATGACTAGTTTAGACCCTCTTGAAAAAATAGGCACTCAAATGGTTGAAACTATTTTAGCTCATGAAAAAATTTCTAAAACTGAAGCCTTAAACAGAGTTCAAGAACTTTTAAACATAGTGGGTATACCGGAAGACAGGATAAATTCATATCCCCATCAACTTTCTGGTGGCCAGCGCCAGAGGATTATCATTGCCATGGCCATATCGCTTAATCCCAAACTTCTCATTGCAGACGAACCAACTACCGCCTTGGACGTTATAGTTCAAGACAAAATCTTAGAAATTTTTAAAGAACTCACCAGTAGAAATATCTCTATAATTTTGATTACCCATGATTTACCTTTAGCTGTTGAAAGAAGCGACTTTATTGCTGTTATGTATGCGGGGTGGCTCATGGAATTTGGCCGAGCTAAGGATGTAGCCGCTTCGCCTTTACATCCCTACACTCAGGGATTAATAGACTCTGTTCCCGACCTTTGGGTAGATAGAAAGATAAAACCATTAAAAGGGTTTCCCCCGGACCTTGCTAATCCCCCTTCGGGATGTAGGTTCCATCCCAGGTGTCCAAAGGCTATGGAAATTTGTTCCAGAAAAATTCCGCCCAATGTAGAAGTGAATAATAGAATGGTAAGGTGCTTTCTTTATGGAAACTAA
- a CDS encoding ABC transporter permease, whose amino-acid sequence MLLTDFLKLPKGQARIFILTGGLIIFVIVMMAIFAPFIAPYNPTKGIGPVLQPPCLKYLMGTDNLGRDIFSRVVYGSRIVLVIVATAGFISMLIGVTLGLISGYLGGKFDRIFAMIMDSIYAFPSLILAIAISAILGPSIVNAIIAIAIVYIPTFYRMIRGQTLSLKTRLFVEAAKVIGASDFRILTKYILVNLIPTVAVIFSLCIADAIITAAGLSFLGFIVTAPTPDWGWDLSSGRDYLPAGFWWLITFPGLMIVLLAFGFALLGEGLNEIYSKEDK is encoded by the coding sequence ATGTTGTTGACAGATTTTTTAAAACTCCCTAAAGGCCAGGCGAGAATTTTTATTCTTACAGGTGGTTTAATAATTTTTGTCATAGTTATGATGGCTATTTTTGCTCCTTTTATTGCACCTTATAACCCTACCAAAGGAATAGGACCAGTTTTGCAACCTCCTTGTTTAAAGTATCTTATGGGTACTGATAATTTGGGAAGGGATATATTTTCACGAGTTGTATATGGTTCGAGAATAGTTCTTGTAATTGTTGCTACTGCAGGCTTTATTTCTATGCTTATTGGAGTAACGCTTGGTCTTATATCTGGCTATTTAGGAGGAAAGTTTGATCGCATTTTTGCTATGATAATGGATAGTATTTATGCTTTTCCCAGTTTGATTTTAGCTATAGCCATATCTGCTATACTTGGTCCCAGCATAGTAAATGCCATTATTGCTATAGCTATTGTTTATATTCCTACTTTTTATAGAATGATAAGAGGTCAAACTTTATCTTTGAAAACTAGACTATTTGTTGAAGCCGCTAAAGTTATAGGAGCTAGTGATTTTCGTATTCTTACTAAATATATTCTGGTGAATCTTATTCCTACGGTGGCGGTTATTTTTTCTCTATGTATAGCTGATGCTATTATTACTGCTGCTGGTTTGAGCTTTTTGGGTTTTATTGTCACTGCTCCCACTCCTGATTGGGGATGGGATCTTAGTTCTGGTAGAGATTATTTGCCAGCAGGTTTTTGGTGGCTCATTACTTTTCCTGGTTTAATGATAGTTCTCCTTGCTTTTGGTTTTGCTTTATTAGGTGAAGGATTAAACGAAATTTATTCTAAAGAAGATAAGTAG
- a CDS encoding ABC transporter permease, with translation MSSNIRRYLLVRFLTVIPTVFILLTLIFFILRVLPGDPILAMVGQKVPPEVIQKLRAEAGLDKPLYVQYVHYLAGILKGDFGHSLIWGKRPVLTEIMEKFPATLELSIFSFVFSVILGIFTGSLAAFKKGTKTDTFLRMYGILTYTLFIPWFGMVLQIIFGVYLKLLPIGGRIDPGLEPVHITGLYILDSLLTFNFESLESACLHLLLPGVTLGIVLSGAYTRLVRNNLIEILNQDFILAYKARGISEVRIIYHSIKNAFIPIITLMGLQFAILLAGAVLTETTFSWPGIGTFLLERIQYRDYPCVQGVIVFYALFVALISLIVDIIYALLDPRVKY, from the coding sequence ATGAGTAGTAATATTAGACGATATCTCTTAGTTCGTTTTTTGACCGTAATTCCCACTGTTTTTATCCTCTTAACTCTTATCTTTTTTATTTTACGTGTTTTACCTGGTGATCCCATTCTGGCTATGGTAGGACAGAAAGTCCCTCCAGAAGTGATTCAAAAACTTAGAGCCGAAGCAGGACTAGATAAACCTTTATATGTTCAATATGTTCACTATCTTGCTGGAATTTTAAAGGGAGACTTCGGTCATTCTCTTATATGGGGTAAAAGACCAGTTCTAACGGAAATAATGGAAAAATTCCCAGCCACTTTAGAATTAAGTATCTTTTCTTTTGTTTTTAGTGTTATTTTAGGTATCTTTACCGGCTCTCTTGCAGCTTTCAAAAAAGGTACAAAGACAGATACCTTCTTAAGAATGTACGGCATTCTTACCTATACTTTGTTTATTCCCTGGTTTGGTATGGTTTTGCAAATAATTTTTGGAGTATATTTAAAACTGTTGCCTATAGGAGGTAGAATAGATCCTGGCCTTGAACCCGTTCATATAACAGGTCTATATATTTTAGATAGTCTTCTCACTTTCAATTTTGAGTCTTTAGAAAGTGCTTGTTTACACTTGCTTTTACCAGGTGTGACTCTAGGTATAGTTCTTTCAGGGGCCTATACGCGTCTGGTGCGAAATAACCTTATAGAAATTTTAAATCAAGATTTTATTTTGGCTTATAAAGCCAGAGGAATATCTGAAGTAAGGATTATTTATCATTCTATCAAAAATGCTTTTATTCCAATCATTACTTTAATGGGATTGCAGTTTGCTATTTTATTAGCAGGAGCTGTTCTTACTGAAACTACCTTTTCTTGGCCCGGCATAGGTACTTTTCTACTAGAACGCATTCAATATAGAGACTACCCTTGTGTTCAGGGTGTTATCGTTTTTTATGCACTATTTGTGGCCTTAATAAGCTTAATAGTAGATATAATTTATGCTCTTTTAGATCCTAGAGTTAAATACTAA
- a CDS encoding ABC transporter substrate-binding protein produces MKKLIGLLLCVVFLGVSGVSLVQASEKGKIVIGVTDKLTDLDPSNAYDFYTWEVLNNVMGGLMKYKPGTTELEPYLAESYEVKENNKVYIFHLRKDLKFADGTPCKAQDVVRSIKRVMTIKGDPSWLVTDFVKDVQALDDYTVKFILKKPVAYFVAIVATPPYFPVSPKYSPDKIEPDQTAGGVGPYVIKKWVRDQELILEKNPYFFEPAKNKQVVIRFYKNASTLRLALEKGDIDIAWRTLAPVDILSLKRSGKYEVIEAPGSFIRYMVMNVKLSPTDKKLVRQAIACIIDRNDIVRRVYMNTFAPLYSLVPQGMWSYEPVFKKYGDNNLALAQKLLKEAGYCRKNPLQVELWWTPTHYGSTEKDLAQVIKEQLENTGLVKVTLKSAEWSTYVDYLRKGAMMISLLGWYPDYMDPDNFLTPFLKAGANKWTGNKYSNPEVDNILEKASSIVDIKERTALYKKAQEILAEDVPYIPLVQGKLFIAARKGIKGIILGPTMLLSYSSIQN; encoded by the coding sequence ATGAAAAAATTGATAGGCCTTTTGTTATGTGTAGTTTTTCTTGGTGTGTCAGGCGTTAGCTTGGTTCAAGCATCGGAAAAAGGAAAAATAGTTATTGGTGTAACAGATAAGCTTACAGACCTTGACCCATCTAATGCTTACGATTTCTACACCTGGGAAGTCTTGAACAATGTAATGGGTGGTCTCATGAAATACAAACCCGGGACCACGGAGCTTGAGCCTTATCTTGCCGAATCCTACGAAGTAAAAGAGAATAACAAAGTTTACATTTTCCACCTAAGGAAAGACCTCAAATTTGCTGATGGTACCCCTTGTAAGGCCCAAGATGTAGTTAGGTCTATCAAAAGAGTAATGACCATCAAAGGAGACCCTTCTTGGCTGGTAACTGATTTTGTAAAAGATGTACAAGCTTTAGATGACTACACCGTAAAATTTATACTTAAAAAACCTGTAGCTTATTTCGTGGCCATTGTGGCTACTCCTCCTTATTTCCCTGTAAGCCCTAAATATAGCCCTGATAAAATCGAACCAGACCAAACTGCAGGTGGTGTAGGCCCTTATGTCATTAAAAAATGGGTAAGAGATCAGGAACTCATTTTAGAAAAGAATCCTTATTTTTTTGAACCTGCGAAGAATAAACAAGTAGTCATCCGTTTTTATAAAAATGCTTCAACCCTAAGACTTGCCCTTGAAAAAGGTGATATAGATATTGCTTGGAGGACTTTAGCTCCAGTAGATATTCTATCTCTTAAAAGAAGCGGCAAATATGAAGTAATAGAAGCTCCTGGTTCTTTTATCAGATACATGGTAATGAACGTTAAGCTTTCACCAACTGATAAAAAACTTGTAAGACAGGCTATAGCCTGCATTATCGATAGAAATGATATTGTTAGAAGAGTTTATATGAATACTTTTGCCCCTCTTTATTCTTTAGTGCCTCAAGGTATGTGGAGCTATGAGCCTGTTTTTAAGAAATATGGTGATAACAACTTGGCTTTGGCTCAAAAACTTTTAAAAGAAGCCGGTTACTGTAGAAAAAATCCTCTTCAAGTAGAACTATGGTGGACTCCTACCCACTACGGAAGTACTGAAAAGGATCTTGCTCAGGTTATAAAAGAGCAGCTTGAAAATACTGGCTTAGTCAAGGTTACTCTCAAAAGTGCTGAGTGGTCCACTTATGTGGATTACCTGAGAAAAGGTGCTATGATGATAAGCCTGCTTGGATGGTATCCTGACTATATGGATCCAGATAACTTTTTGACTCCTTTTCTAAAAGCAGGGGCTAATAAATGGACTGGTAACAAATATTCTAATCCAGAAGTGGATAATATTTTGGAAAAGGCCTCAAGTATTGTGGATATAAAAGAAAGAACGGCACTTTATAAAAAAGCCCAGGAAATATTGGCAGAAGATGTTCCTTACATCCCCCTTGTCCAAGGAAAGCTTTTTATAGCGGCTCGAAAAGGGATTAAAGGTATAATTCTTGGTCCCACTATGTTGCTTTCTTACTCTTCTATACAAAATTAA
- the rnc gene encoding ribonuclease III, protein MERNDFLKDNLKRLEELSRKLELRFKNEALFLQALTHRSFVGDHPDWPYGDNERLEFLGDAVLDAIISHLLYNRFGREYREGELSKMRAWLVNEERLARIAQKLELDKLILLGTGEEKGRGRQKPSILAATFEALVAAVYLDHGYDKVFQIVKKLFSRVISQAEKGLLADHKTLLQEFTQALFKKTPKYILVKETGPEHAKKFFVEVKIGDETLASGKGSSKKAAEQAAAKKALKILEEKYGKFTGKK, encoded by the coding sequence ATGGAAAGAAATGACTTTTTAAAAGACAACTTGAAAAGGCTTGAAGAGCTATCACGAAAGCTCGAGCTTCGCTTTAAAAATGAAGCCCTTTTTTTGCAGGCCCTAACCCACCGGTCTTTTGTTGGCGACCATCCAGACTGGCCTTACGGAGATAACGAACGACTTGAATTTTTGGGAGATGCGGTTCTTGACGCCATTATTAGCCATCTTTTGTATAATCGTTTTGGCCGGGAATATCGCGAGGGAGAACTGTCCAAGATGCGAGCTTGGTTAGTAAATGAAGAGCGTCTGGCACGCATTGCTCAAAAGCTTGAACTGGATAAGCTAATTTTGTTGGGGACAGGCGAAGAAAAAGGAAGAGGTCGCCAAAAACCTTCTATTCTGGCGGCAACCTTTGAGGCTTTGGTAGCAGCGGTGTATCTGGACCATGGTTACGACAAGGTGTTTCAAATAGTTAAAAAGCTTTTCTCCCGCGTTATATCCCAGGCGGAGAAGGGGCTTTTAGCGGACCATAAAACTTTATTACAGGAATTTACCCAGGCCTTGTTCAAAAAAACCCCAAAATATATCTTGGTAAAAGAAACAGGGCCGGAACACGCCAAAAAATTCTTTGTAGAAGTAAAGATTGGAGATGAAACTTTAGCCAGTGGCAAAGGGTCTTCCAAAAAAGCTGCTGAACAAGCAGCGGCCAAAAAAGCTTTGAAAATACTGGAGGAAAAATATGGAAAATTCACAGGCAAAAAATGA
- the era gene encoding GTPase Era — translation MENSQAKNENKFRSGYVALIGLPNVGKSTLLNQLLGYKVAIATPKPQTTRFPIRGVLTGENFQIIFVDTPGIHDAKDLFNKIMVEQALKAIEEVDSIVFIIDVSNRNPKAEEKIIDILRKANKPAILALNKIDLVKKGELLPIIDYFSQIYPFKAIVPISALERDGLEELVKEIVETLPEGPMYYDPDTLTDQPQRLLAAEIIREKVFMLTRQEIPYATAVVVEEFQEDPERNLIIIQATIYVEKDSQKGIVIGKGGQMLKKIGTLAREELEFLFGKRVHLDLWVKVLKGWRKEEKLLRRLGFPGV, via the coding sequence ATGGAAAATTCACAGGCAAAAAATGAAAATAAATTTCGTTCGGGATATGTGGCCCTTATAGGGCTTCCTAACGTAGGAAAATCTACTCTTCTTAATCAACTTTTAGGTTATAAGGTAGCCATAGCTACACCAAAACCCCAAACTACCAGATTCCCTATAAGAGGAGTGCTTACAGGTGAAAACTTCCAAATAATTTTTGTTGACACCCCGGGTATTCACGATGCCAAAGATCTATTCAATAAAATCATGGTAGAACAAGCCCTTAAAGCTATAGAAGAAGTAGATAGCATTGTTTTCATAATCGATGTAAGCAACCGTAATCCGAAAGCTGAAGAAAAAATAATAGATATACTACGAAAAGCTAACAAACCAGCCATATTGGCCTTAAACAAGATAGATCTTGTTAAAAAAGGTGAACTTTTACCTATTATTGACTATTTTTCTCAGATTTATCCCTTTAAAGCTATTGTACCCATCTCGGCCCTTGAACGAGATGGGCTAGAAGAGCTGGTAAAAGAAATAGTTGAAACACTACCTGAAGGCCCTATGTATTATGACCCTGACACCTTAACTGATCAGCCCCAGCGTCTACTTGCTGCAGAAATTATCCGAGAAAAGGTTTTTATGCTTACCAGGCAAGAGATTCCTTACGCCACTGCGGTAGTAGTAGAGGAATTTCAGGAAGATCCCGAGCGTAACTTAATTATAATTCAAGCTACCATTTATGTGGAAAAGGATTCCCAAAAGGGCATTGTTATTGGAAAGGGTGGACAGATGCTCAAAAAAATAGGCACTCTCGCCCGTGAAGAACTGGAATTTTTGTTCGGCAAAAGAGTGCATCTGGATCTGTGGGTCAAAGTCCTTAAAGGCTGGCGCAAAGAAGAAAAACTCCTTCGTCGTTTGGGCTTCCCTGGAGTGTAG